One part of the Paracoccus sp. MBLB3053 genome encodes these proteins:
- a CDS encoding 2-hydroxyacid dehydrogenase, whose product MSGTGSVRTRLKVTVTRRLPEAVETRMSELFDVSLSVEDRKMSRGELVAAMQASDVLVPTVTDRIDAEMLADAGDRLQLIANYGAGVDHLDVIAARQRGIHISNTPGVVTEDTADMTMALILAVTRRMPEGMAEMQEGRWKGWSPTSHLGGRIGGRRLGILGMGRIGQAVARRARAFGMQVHYHNRRRLRAEIETALEATWWESLDQMLTRVDIVSVNAPHTPATFHLLNARRLKLLKPTAVIVNTSRGEVIDENALTRMLRAGEIAGAGLDVFEHGHEINPRLRELPNVVLLPHMGSATVEGRAEMGEKVIINIKAFADGHIPPDLVLPSML is encoded by the coding sequence ATGTCGGGAACCGGTTCGGTGCGCACGCGGCTGAAGGTAACGGTCACTCGGCGGCTTCCCGAGGCAGTCGAGACTCGGATGTCCGAATTGTTCGATGTCTCGCTGAGCGTGGAAGATCGGAAGATGTCGCGCGGTGAGCTTGTCGCCGCCATGCAGGCAAGTGACGTTCTGGTGCCCACCGTCACCGACCGGATCGACGCGGAAATGCTGGCCGATGCGGGCGATCGCCTTCAGCTTATCGCGAATTATGGCGCCGGGGTGGACCATCTGGACGTCATCGCCGCGCGCCAGAGGGGGATCCATATCTCGAACACGCCGGGCGTGGTGACCGAGGATACGGCGGACATGACCATGGCCCTGATCCTCGCCGTGACCCGCCGCATGCCTGAAGGCATGGCCGAGATGCAGGAGGGGCGCTGGAAGGGCTGGTCGCCCACAAGCCATCTGGGCGGGCGGATCGGTGGACGGCGGCTCGGCATCCTGGGCATGGGGCGGATCGGCCAGGCGGTCGCGCGCCGCGCCCGCGCCTTTGGCATGCAGGTGCACTACCACAATCGCAGGCGTCTGCGCGCCGAGATCGAAACGGCGCTTGAGGCGACCTGGTGGGAAAGCCTGGACCAGATGCTGACGCGCGTGGATATCGTCAGCGTGAATGCACCGCATACACCCGCGACATTCCACCTGCTGAATGCAAGACGTCTCAAGCTGCTCAAGCCGACAGCGGTCATCGTGAACACATCGCGCGGCGAGGTGATCGACGAGAACGCGCTGACCCGCATGTTGCGCGCGGGCGAAATCGCGGGCGCGGGGCTGGATGTCTTCGAACACGGCCACGAGATCAATCCCCGGCTGCGTGAGTTGCCGAATGTCGTGCTTTTGCCACATATGGGTTCGGCCACCGTCGAGGGCCGCGCCGAGATGGGCGAAAAGGTGATCATCAACATCAAGGCTTTCGCCGATGGTCATATCCCACCGGATCTTGTT